A segment of the Chryseobacterium scophthalmum genome:
AGCAGAAAAATAAAGAAACCCAATTTAAAATTGTACAGGAAACTGAAATTCGATTTGAAGATGTAAAAAATAAACTTTCTGCAATCCAACCGAAGTATGAAGCATTAAATCAATCTAAAACTCAGGAAAATGATTTGAGTTTGATTTTACAAATGCAGAAATTTTCGGGAGAAATTGAAACCTTAAAAGAACGAACAAAGAAAGGTTCTGAAAAAGTAAAAGAAGTTGAAACCCATCAGAAATTAATTCAGCAAAAAATTGAAAACCTTTCTAAAAATGCAGAACTTTTAAAACCTAAAAAATTAGATTCGAATTTATTATTAAATGCCGGAAACTGGTTTTCTGAAAAGAAAAAATTAAAAGAAAATTTACAAAATCAGACTGGAAAAATTGATTCAATAAAAATTGAGATTGGAAAAATATCAGAAGACTTAAAACCTTTTGAAATCAATCCTGAGACTTTTAGAAATGATTTTAAAACTCAAATTGACAGTTTAGAAAATCAGAAGAAAACATTTTCTGAAAAGCGAAATCATCTTGAAGTTCAGCAAAAACTGGCTCATTTTGCCAACGAATTGCACGACGGAGAATCTTGTCCGCTTTGTGGCGCTTTGGAACATCCAAATATTGTAGAATTTGATGATGTGAATTCTGAATTAAATGAAATTCAGAAAAAGATTGAGCAGATTGAAATTCAAAAAGATCAGATTCAAAAACAATCTTTAGAAATAGAAAAAATTCTTGACCGAAAAAAGATTTTTGAGGAACAACAGAAATCTGAAGAAGAAAATTTAAAACTAATTCAAACTCAAATTGAAGAACATTTAAAAAACTTTAGCTGGACAGAATTTAATCCTGAAAATCAAAATGATTTTGAAGAAAAAAGGCAACAATCTTTCGCTATTGAAAAGCAGATCGATGAACTGAACCAACAAATCGGTCTGGAACAAAAAAATCTTGAAAAAGAGCGAGAAAATCTTGATAATTACAATAAAGCTTTAGAAAAATTCAGGCTTGATGAGGCGAAAAAAGAAGAGCAGATCAAGACGAATGAAGCTAATTTAAAACTTTTAAGTTGGATTGATTACGAGAAAAAACCAATCCTTGAAACCGAAGAAATTTACAATAAATTATCGCAATCGAACCGTGAGACTGAAGAAAATTATCAAAAATTAAATAAGGAAAAAGAAGAAATTTCGCCAAAATTAGCTGAACAAAAAACAATTGTTGACCAGTTAGAAAAACGAATTTCAGAATTGGAAAAAGAAATTTCCGATAATAAAATCCTGATTAAAAACTCTTTATCAGAACAGAAATTTAGTACTTTAGAAGAAACCCTGCAAATTCTTGCACAGGAAATCAATGTTCATGAAACAAGAAATCAGATTCAGCAATTCAGAATTCAATTTGAAATTGTAAAAAACGACATTCTCAATCTGGAAGCCAAACTCAAAGATTTTTCTTTTGATGAAGAACAGTTTGCAGAAACCGAAAATCAATTCAAAGCTTTTGAAAATGATTTAAAAATAGTCAATGATTCTGTGGTAAAAATCGCCACTGAAATTGAAAGACTTGAAAAAGAATTCAAGAAAAAAGAAGATTTACTGAAGGATTTATCTCAACTTCAAAAGCGTGCAGAAAATCTGAAGATTATGACCAATCTTTTTAAAGGAGCAGGTTTTGTGCAGTATGTTTCTTCGATTTATCTTCGTCAATTGTGTGATCATGCGAATGTACGGTTTCATCGGATGACAAGAAATCAGTTGAGTTTACAGTTGAACGAAAACAGTGATTTTGAAATTATCGATTATCTGAATGAAGGACGCAGCCGAAGTGTGAAAACGCTTTCTGGAGGGCAGGCTTTTCAGGTTTCTCTGAGTCTGGCTTTGGCTTTGGCAGAAAGTGTACAAACGAATGCGCAATCTGAGAAAAATTTCTTTTTTATCGATGAAGGTTTCGGAACTCAAGATTTGGAATCTGTGAATATCGTATTTGAAACACTGATGAATCTTCAGAAAGAGAACAGAATTGTGGGAATTATTTCGCACGTTGAAGAACTGAAAGAGAAAATTCCGGTTTCGCTGAATATTACGAAAGATGAGGAAAGAGGAAGTCTGATTGAGATTGTTTAATATTTAGTCTTTTTATTTACTTTTGAATTTTAATTAACATGCAAAATTTACCACTTATTTTAAAACCCGGAAAAATAAAAAATATAATTCTTATTCTCATCAGTACTACTTTTATAGTTTTAGGAATTTCACTTTTAGAAAAAAATATGCTGGTTGCAGTTTTAAATATTTTCTTCTTCGGGATCTGTCTTATTATTTTTGTAATCAATATGATTCCCAATGCATCTTACCTAAAAATCGATGAAAGAGGAATTGAAATGAAAAATCTTTTCAAAACAACCTTCATTCCTTGGCAGGCTGTGAGTGGTTTTAAAACTAAATTTATTTTCGTTAATAAATTGGTCACTTTTACCATCGATGAAAAACTTCTTGAAAACTCTAAAATGAAAGGAAAAACCGGAGCATTTCCTGATACGTACGGAATGTCTGCTAAAGATCTCGCCAATCTTCTTAATGAATATAAAGCCAAGTTTGATACATTATAAATCATAAAAAGCTCCGTTGAAATATTCAACGGAGCTTTAATTTATTTTACTTGTGGAGCCACTTTTTCTCCAAATAATTCAATAGATTTCATCATTACATCATTCGCAGGATCTCCTACATCCATATGACCGATAAATCTTGTAATTCCGAAAATTTCTTTCATATAATTGATCTTATCGGCAACTTCATTGGCATTTCCGATGAATAAAGCACCATCCTTATTCCTTCCTCCTTCATACTGCATTTTTGTATAAGGGGACCAACCTCTGGAAACGCCAATGCGATCCATCTGAGATTTATAATTATGAAAATATCCGTCCACAACTTCTTTCTCATCACTTACAAAAGTGTGAGAATGAATGGCAATCTGCATTTCAGCTTCGTCGTGTCCTGCTTTTCGATATTCCTGTTTGTAAAATTCGATTAAATTTTTAAACTGAATCGGCATTCCGCCAATAATTGCCACCACCAAAGGCATTCCCAATTGTGCGGCACTTAAAACCGATTGTGGAGTTCCGCCAACTGCTCTCCAAATTGGAAGTTTTCCGTTGTTTTTTGCTCTCGGATAAACGGTTTGATTCTGCATGGGAGCACGAAGTTTACCAGACCACGAAACGTTTTCTTCTGAATTTATTTTTAATAAAAGTTCTAATTTCTCATCAAAAAGTTCTTCGTAATCATTTAGAGAATATCCATAAAGTGGAAAAGATTCAATGAAACTTCCTCGTCCGACAAAAATCTCTGCTCTTCCATCAGAAATTAAATCTAATGTTGCAAAATCTTCGTAGACTTTTACTGGTTCTGATGAACTTAAAACCGTTACTCCACTTGCTAATTTTATATTTTTTGTAATACTTGCAGCGGCAGCCAAAACGATTTCAGGTGAAGAAACGGCATAATCAGCACGGTGATGTTCACCCATTGCGAAAACATCGATTCCTACCTCGTCCATTAATTTTACCTGCTCAAGAATTTCTCTGATTTTAATTCCTGCATTTCTATATTTTCCGGTAGTCTGGTCAAAAGCCAAGTCGCCAAACATTCCTATTCCTAATTCCATATTTTTGTTTTTTAAGATAGAACAAAAGTAAGAGAACGAAACATCAAAAACATTGATGAATGATAAGATTGACGATTTTAAGTTTTTAAATTATTTTTGATTTCCCAAGAGACCAAAAAGCAGTTTATCTCTTATCTCATTGGTAATTTCAGACGTTGATTCTATATTTCTTTTAAACCAGAAATAAGAATTATTAAGGGTGTGAAGGATAAATCTTGTCGTAAAAGCAGAAGATTTCAGTTCCCAGTTTTCAGCCTGATAAATTTCAGAAATGAGTTGCTCTACTTCCTGCTGATAATTTTTTCTTAATTCAATAAATTCAGGTAATCTTTCCTCTAAATGTTTCCATTCATTAGAATAAATATGAGTAACATCGCGGTTTTTAAGAACAACC
Coding sequences within it:
- a CDS encoding TetR/AcrR family transcriptional regulator encodes the protein MELKEKQIKILEVAVELFKEKGYMGSSVRDLATKLNIKAASLYAHIRSKEEILEWICFGVAHEFFAELQEVKNTNVSPQEKLNLFLDKHLSVVLKNRDVTHIYSNEWKHLEERLPEFIELRKNYQQEVEQLISEIYQAENWELKSSAFTTRFILHTLNNSYFWFKRNIESTSEITNEIRDKLLFGLLGNQK
- a CDS encoding LLM class flavin-dependent oxidoreductase, producing MELGIGMFGDLAFDQTTGKYRNAGIKIREILEQVKLMDEVGIDVFAMGEHHRADYAVSSPEIVLAAAASITKNIKLASGVTVLSSSEPVKVYEDFATLDLISDGRAEIFVGRGSFIESFPLYGYSLNDYEELFDEKLELLLKINSEENVSWSGKLRAPMQNQTVYPRAKNNGKLPIWRAVGGTPQSVLSAAQLGMPLVVAIIGGMPIQFKNLIEFYKQEYRKAGHDEAEMQIAIHSHTFVSDEKEVVDGYFHNYKSQMDRIGVSRGWSPYTKMQYEGGRNKDGALFIGNANEVADKINYMKEIFGITRFIGHMDVGDPANDVMMKSIELFGEKVAPQVK
- a CDS encoding STM3941 family protein, with translation MQNLPLILKPGKIKNIILILISTTFIVLGISLLEKNMLVAVLNIFFFGICLIIFVINMIPNASYLKIDERGIEMKNLFKTTFIPWQAVSGFKTKFIFVNKLVTFTIDEKLLENSKMKGKTGAFPDTYGMSAKDLANLLNEYKAKFDTL
- a CDS encoding AAA family ATPase, with amino-acid sequence MIPIQLTLEGLYSYQERQKINFENLTEAGLFGIFGSVGSGKSSILEAISFALYGETERLNSRDKRAYNMMNLKSNRSYIEFDFINFENKKFRATREFKRNSKNFEDVKTPSVTFYEWKNENWIPLEHSNAEKIIGLSYANFKRTIIIPQGQFKEFLELGATDRTNMMKEIFSLQRFDLQNNVSVLNSKNRSELDQLEGQLKGFEEVNEEEILIQKDNLKIEQQKFEDAKIQFKKIEEKYIKLKSLKEDFEILNQKKSEFEKLNQQKKEIDILETKTEVFDKVFRIFTPLISEKNKLQKEISEQQKNKETQFKIVQETEIRFEDVKNKLSAIQPKYEALNQSKTQENDLSLILQMQKFSGEIETLKERTKKGSEKVKEVETHQKLIQQKIENLSKNAELLKPKKLDSNLLLNAGNWFSEKKKLKENLQNQTGKIDSIKIEIGKISEDLKPFEINPETFRNDFKTQIDSLENQKKTFSEKRNHLEVQQKLAHFANELHDGESCPLCGALEHPNIVEFDDVNSELNEIQKKIEQIEIQKDQIQKQSLEIEKILDRKKIFEEQQKSEEENLKLIQTQIEEHLKNFSWTEFNPENQNDFEEKRQQSFAIEKQIDELNQQIGLEQKNLEKERENLDNYNKALEKFRLDEAKKEEQIKTNEANLKLLSWIDYEKKPILETEEIYNKLSQSNRETEENYQKLNKEKEEISPKLAEQKTIVDQLEKRISELEKEISDNKILIKNSLSEQKFSTLEETLQILAQEINVHETRNQIQQFRIQFEIVKNDILNLEAKLKDFSFDEEQFAETENQFKAFENDLKIVNDSVVKIATEIERLEKEFKKKEDLLKDLSQLQKRAENLKIMTNLFKGAGFVQYVSSIYLRQLCDHANVRFHRMTRNQLSLQLNENSDFEIIDYLNEGRSRSVKTLSGGQAFQVSLSLALALAESVQTNAQSEKNFFFIDEGFGTQDLESVNIVFETLMNLQKENRIVGIISHVEELKEKIPVSLNITKDEERGSLIEIV